From a region of the Falco peregrinus isolate bFalPer1 chromosome 5, bFalPer1.pri, whole genome shotgun sequence genome:
- the LOC129784527 gene encoding acrosin-like codes for MSRVVGGTDAQPGAWPWIVSIEAPLEGGTAHICGGSLISPQWVLTSAHCFIEARNITMWQVVVGATRLTQLGPEAQVRNIKQLLVHQHFNNITWRNDIALLELEQPVQCNSYVQLACVPDASLRVSELTECYVSGWGARTARGELPKCRSAYVLQEAQVHLIDAGVCNSSGWYRGAIHTHNICAGYPQGGIDTCQGDSGGPLVCQDKSADYFWLVGLTSWGMGCARAKKPGVYTSTQHFYNWILEQMGLHTAVATTARPQPAFTSTPVHRPTPTEAGRFIPCPLPVQKLWDFLSWLQKLVQFLIGERRITAIPLLPPLTPASLGTRVPSSSSSNVSITATGFPRDKAKLSPRQRDARDTGHLLSQPRRVGSLSCQLGTVASLEQRPASFHGQLCQAPPGLLVQPLRSDSSTTAAERDWGSASKPTPPSRRASS; via the exons atgtcgcgcgttgtgggtggcacagatgcccagccaggggcctggccctggatcgtcagcatcgAGGCTCCcttggaaggaggcacggcgcacatctgcgggggttccctcatcagcccacagtgggtcctcacatcagcccactgcttcatcgaggccag gaaCATCACCATGTGGCAGGTGGTGGTAGGTGCCACCCGGCTGACCCAGCTGGGACCTGAGGCCCAGGTGCGCAACATCAAGcagctgctggttcaccagcacttcAATAATATCACGTGGAGaaacgacattgccttgctggaactggagcagcctgtccagtgcaacagctacgtacagcttgcctgcGTGCCCGatgcctcgctgagagtctcggAGCTGACAGAgtgctacgtcagtggctggggtgccaggacTGCAAGAGGTGAGCTCCCAAAATGTA gatcggcgtatgtgctgcaggaggcccaggtgcACCTCATTGATGCCggggtctgtaacagcagcggctggtacagaggggccatccacacccacaacatctgtgctggctatccgcagggtggcatcgacacctgccag ggggacagcggtgggcctcttgtgtgccaagacaagagcgctgactacttctggcttgttggcctgaccagctgggggatgggctgtgcgagagcaaagaagcccggagtctacacctccacccagcacttctacaaCTGGATCCTGGAACAGATGGGCCTGCACACAGCAGTAGCGACTACGGCAAGGCCGCAGCCAGCCTTCACCTCCACCCCCGTTCACAGGCCAACACCAACAGAAGCAGGAAGGTTTATACCCTGCCCACTTCCAGTGCAGAAGCTGTGGGATTTCCTTTCTTGGCTGCAGAAGTTGGTGCAGTTCCTAATAGGAGAAAG gaGAATTACGGCCATCCCATTGCTGCCGCCGCTGACCCCTGCCTCACTGGGCACCCGGGTGCCATCATCAAGCAGTAGCAACGTCAGCATCACGGCCACAG GCTTCCCGAGGGACAAGGCCAAGCTGTCCCCAAGGCAGAGGGATGCCCGGGACACCGGCCACCTGCTCTCACAGCCCCGGAGGGTTGGGTCCTtgagctgccagctgg GCACCGTGGCCTCGCTGGAGCAGAGGCCAGCCTCATTCcatgggcagctctgccaggcgCCACCGGGGCTCCTCGTCCAGCCCCTTCGGAGTGACTCCAGCACCACGGCAGCTGAGCGGGACTGGGGGTCCGCGAGCAAACCCACCCCACCGAGCAGGAGAGCAAGCAGCTGA
- the LOC129784464 gene encoding acrosin-like — translation MSHVVGVRNAQPGAWPWIVSIQAPLEGGTAHICGGSLISPQWVLTAAHCFIEARNITMWQVVVGATQLTQLGPEAQVRNIKQLLVHQHFNNITWRNDIALLELEQPVQCNSYVQLACVPDASLRVSELTECYVSGWGARTARAGGSAYVLQEAQVHLIDAGVCNSSGWYRGAIHTHNICAGYPQGGIDTCQGDSGGPLVCQEKSADYVWLVGVTSWGMGCARAKKSGVYTSTQHFYNWILEQMGLHTAVATTARPQPAFTSTPVHRPTPTEAGRFTPCPLPVQKLWDFLTWLHELLQYLSRK, via the exons ATGTCACACGTCGTGGGTGTCAGAaatgcccagccaggggcctggccttggatcgtcagcatccaggctcccttggaaggaggcacggcgcacatctgcggaggttccctcatcagcccacagtgggtcctcacagcagcccactgcttcatcgaggccAG gaaCATCACCATGTGGCAGGTGGTGGTAGGTGCCACCCAGCTGACCCAGCTGGGACCTGAGGCCCAGGTGCGCAACATCAAGcagctgctggttcaccagcacttcAATAATATCACGTGGAGaaacgacattgccttgctggaactggagcagcctgtccagtgcaacagctacgtacagcttgcctgcGTGCCCGatgcctcgctgagagtctcggAGCTGACAGAgtgctacgtcagtggctggggtgccaggacTGCAAGAG ctggaggatcggcgtatgtgctgcaggaggcccaggtgcACCTCATTGATGCCggggtctgtaacagcagcggctggtacagaggggccatccacacccacaacatctgtgctggctatccgcagggtggcatcgacacctgccag ggggacagcggtgggcctcttGTGTGCCAAGAGAAGAGCGCGGACTATGTCTGGCTTGTTGgtgtgaccagctgggggatgggctgtgcgagagcaaaGAAGTCtggagtctacacctccacccagcacttctacaaCTGGATCCTGGAACAGATGGGCCTGCACACAGCAGTAGCAACTACTGCAAGGCCGCAGCCAGCCTTCACCTCCACCCCCGTTCACAGGCCAACACCAACAGAAGCAGGAAGGTTTACACCCTGCCCACTTCCAGTGCAGAAGCTGTGGGATTTCCTTACTTGGCTGCATGAactcctgcagtacctaagcAGGAAATAG
- the LOC129784526 gene encoding acrosin-like, with the protein MWQVVVGATQLTHLGPEAQARNIKQLLVHQHFSNITRRNDIALLELEQPVQCNSYVQLACVPDASLRVSELTECYVSGWGARTARAGGSAYVLQEAQVHLIDAGVCNSSGWYRGAIHTHNICAGYPQGGIDTCQGDSGGPLVCQDKSADYFWLVGLTSWGMGCARAKKPGVYTSTQHFYNWILEQMGLHTAVATTARPQPAFTSTPVHRPTPTEAGRFIPCPLPVQKLWNFLSWLQKLVQFLIGEKV; encoded by the exons ATGTGGCAGGTGGTGGTAGGTGCCACCCAGCTGACCCACCTGGGACCTGAGGCCCAGGCGCGCAACATCAAGcagctgctggttcaccagcacttcAGTAATATCACACggaggaacgacattgccttgctggaactggagcagcctgtccagtgcaacagctacgtacagcttgcctgcGTGCCCGatgcctcgctgagagtctcagagctgacagagtgctacgtcagtggctggggtgccaggacTGCAAGAG ctggaggatcggcgtatgtgctgcaggaggcccaggtccacctcattgatgccggggtctgtaacagcagcggctggtacagaggggccatccacacccacaacatctgtgctggctatccgcagggtggcatcgacacctgccag ggggacagcggtgggcctcttgtgtgccaagacaagagcgcggactacttctggcttgttggcctgaccagctgggggatgggctgtgcgagagcaaagaagcccggagtctacacctccacccagcacttctacaaCTGGATCCTGGAACAGATGGGCCTGCACACAGCAGTAGCGACTACTGCAAGGCCGCAGCCAGCCTTCACCTCCACCCCCGTTCACAGGCCAACACCAACAGAAGCAGGAAGGTTTATACCCTGCCCTCTTCCAGTGCAGAAGCTGTGGAATTTCCTTTCTTGGCTGCAGAAGTTGGTGCAGTTCCTAATAGGAGAAAAAGTTTGA